Proteins encoded by one window of Hyphomicrobium nitrativorans NL23:
- a CDS encoding GGDEF domain-containing protein, which translates to MVSLPHWFSDRRCLILAAGAVGVAILLGILAAFGVYDLAFLTLRTVTERGSIVIETRYNPVAFAVFGVLAAITFGGALLLARFIRLCARSGPRASVDEIASASATLGRELANALAVIRLDLANKETYARSLANAQGRLAGLTEADQVRVVVSLLVAENERMRLASEKDKHKLEASAQEIDALQASLRGAEEATLTDPLTGIGNRRLFNDAMTKAIKDSHAQRVPLSLIMCDIDHFKRVNDMFGHDVGDEIIRALARVIETSVRETDSVARYGGEEFAIILPGTELTRAKETADRIRRQFSAKKFAIRKTNQKIGQVTASFGVAEHRPGDDVQEFVRRADAKLYEAKARGRDRVADFGERG; encoded by the coding sequence ATGGTCTCGCTTCCTCATTGGTTTTCTGACCGGCGATGCCTCATTCTCGCCGCGGGCGCTGTTGGCGTCGCGATCCTGCTCGGCATTCTCGCAGCCTTCGGCGTCTACGATCTCGCCTTCCTTACGTTGCGTACCGTCACGGAACGGGGCTCCATCGTGATCGAGACGCGCTACAATCCGGTGGCGTTCGCCGTTTTCGGTGTTCTCGCCGCCATTACCTTTGGCGGTGCCCTCTTGCTCGCCAGATTCATCCGGCTGTGCGCTCGTTCCGGACCGCGCGCCTCCGTCGACGAGATCGCATCCGCGAGCGCGACGTTGGGGCGCGAACTCGCCAACGCGCTCGCCGTCATCCGCCTCGATCTCGCGAACAAGGAAACGTATGCCCGATCGCTCGCCAATGCGCAGGGCCGTCTTGCGGGACTGACAGAGGCCGATCAGGTACGGGTGGTCGTGAGCCTTCTGGTGGCCGAGAACGAGCGGATGCGCCTCGCCAGCGAAAAAGACAAGCATAAGCTTGAGGCCAGTGCGCAGGAGATCGACGCTCTCCAGGCCAGTCTCAGGGGCGCGGAGGAAGCGACGCTCACGGACCCGCTGACGGGAATCGGCAATCGCCGCCTCTTCAACGATGCAATGACAAAAGCGATCAAAGACAGCCATGCGCAGCGCGTGCCGCTCTCTCTCATCATGTGCGACATCGACCACTTCAAGCGCGTCAACGACATGTTTGGGCACGATGTCGGTGACGAGATCATCAGGGCGCTGGCGCGGGTGATCGAGACGAGCGTGCGCGAGACCGATAGCGTCGCGCGCTACGGGGGCGAGGAGTTTGCGATCATCCTGCCCGGAACCGAGCTCACGCGCGCCAAGGAAACGGCAGACCGCATCCGGCGGCAGTTCAGCGCGAAGAAGTTCGCGATCCGCAAGACCAACCAGAAGATCGGCCAGGTCACGGCGTCGTTCGGCGTTGCGGAGCACCGTCCAGGGGACGATGTGCAGGAGTTTGTGCGGAGGGCCGACGCCAAGCTCTACGAGGCCAAGGCCCGTGGCCGCGACCGGGTTGCGGATTTTGGGGAGCGCGGATGA
- a CDS encoding response regulator transcription factor, which yields MEHEGHVLVVEDEPALRIDLVDYLVSRGFLVDQAATCRESLALLERTRPDLILLDLALPDGSGFTVAAAARQHYDLAVGIVMLTAFDDEAHRLAGLGVGADIYLVKDSSLREIEACCRNLLRRLRAPQIAKPVPTSPAWHLDEMNWQLLTPDGLAVPLTATEIAFLKPMMAAPHVPQKRGDLCQGSEPRNLDAVVLRLRRKIEAVTRHPPPFKAVYGAGYVFTGVPSDPHP from the coding sequence ATGGAGCATGAAGGCCACGTTCTGGTCGTCGAAGACGAGCCGGCGCTCAGGATCGATCTTGTCGATTACCTTGTCAGCCGCGGCTTCCTCGTCGACCAGGCCGCGACCTGCCGCGAAAGCTTAGCACTGCTCGAACGCACGCGGCCCGATCTGATCCTGCTCGATCTCGCCCTGCCCGACGGCAGCGGTTTCACGGTCGCCGCAGCCGCGCGCCAGCACTACGATCTGGCCGTCGGCATCGTCATGCTGACGGCCTTCGACGACGAAGCCCACCGGCTGGCCGGCTTGGGCGTCGGGGCCGACATCTATCTCGTGAAGGATTCGTCCCTGCGCGAGATCGAAGCCTGCTGCCGGAACCTGCTGCGCCGCCTGCGTGCCCCCCAGATCGCGAAACCCGTTCCCACGTCTCCGGCATGGCACCTCGATGAAATGAACTGGCAGCTCTTGACGCCCGACGGCCTCGCCGTTCCGCTCACCGCGACAGAAATCGCCTTCCTCAAGCCGATGATGGCCGCCCCGCACGTTCCTCAAAAGCGCGGCGATCTTTGTCAGGGGAGCGAACCGCGCAACCTCGATGCCGTGGTCCTGCGCCTGAGGCGCAAGATCGAAGCCGTGACCCGGCACCCGCCGCCCTTCAAGGCAGTCTACGGAGCGGGTTACGTCTTCACCGGCGTGCCGTCGGATCCACATCCGTAA
- a CDS encoding DMT family transporter: protein MTYGALFAAIALEVVGTSFLQASQQFTRPLPTAIMAICYAASFYCLSISLKVIPVGIAYAIWSGLGIVLISAVGIVVFKQTLDTPALVGLGLIVAGVLVVNVFSNSIQH, encoded by the coding sequence ATCGCCCTCGAAGTCGTCGGAACCTCGTTCCTGCAGGCCTCGCAACAGTTCACCCGGCCGCTTCCCACCGCCATCATGGCGATCTGCTATGCGGCATCGTTTTACTGTCTCTCGATTTCGCTGAAGGTCATTCCGGTCGGCATCGCCTACGCGATCTGGAGCGGGCTCGGCATCGTGCTCATCTCCGCCGTCGGCATCGTCGTCTTCAAGCAAACGCTCGACACGCCGGCCCTCGTCGGGCTCGGCCTCATCGTCGCCGGCGTCCTCGTCGTCAACGTGTTCTCGAACTCGATCCAGCACTAA
- the sseA gene encoding 3-mercaptopyruvate sulfurtransferase: MPESAKNWIVETDWLAAHLDAPDLIVLDGSWHLPNSGRNAKDEYLAEHIPGALFFDIEDLVDEKNPLPHMLPPTPKFASRMKKMGIGDGMRIVVYDTYGLFSAARVWWTFRAMGHQDVAVLNGGLKKWKAEGRPLEDMRPVARTARHFTPLLNNELVRDLDDMKSYVARGNTQIVDARPKARFEGSEPEPRPGLRAGHIPGAKNVPSSSILNADGTLKSKDELRAVFQEAGIDPLKPVVTTCGSGVTASMLSLALSVIGQTNAAVYDGSWAEWGQDSLDTPVETGPAKAD, encoded by the coding sequence GTGCCGGAGAGCGCCAAGAACTGGATTGTGGAAACGGATTGGCTCGCGGCTCATCTCGATGCGCCCGATCTCATCGTGCTCGATGGGTCGTGGCATCTGCCGAACTCCGGACGGAACGCGAAGGACGAATATCTCGCCGAGCACATTCCGGGTGCGCTGTTCTTCGATATCGAAGATCTCGTCGACGAGAAGAACCCGCTGCCGCACATGCTGCCGCCGACGCCGAAGTTCGCATCCCGCATGAAGAAGATGGGCATCGGGGACGGGATGCGGATCGTCGTGTACGACACCTACGGTCTCTTCTCTGCTGCGCGCGTGTGGTGGACGTTCCGCGCCATGGGGCATCAGGACGTCGCGGTTTTGAACGGCGGCCTGAAGAAGTGGAAAGCCGAGGGGCGTCCGCTTGAGGATATGCGGCCTGTCGCGCGGACGGCCCGGCACTTCACGCCGCTGCTCAACAACGAACTCGTGCGCGATCTCGACGACATGAAGAGCTATGTCGCGCGGGGGAACACGCAGATCGTGGATGCGCGGCCGAAGGCGCGCTTCGAGGGCAGTGAGCCCGAGCCGAGGCCGGGTCTGCGCGCGGGACATATTCCGGGTGCGAAGAACGTGCCGTCTTCGAGCATTCTCAACGCGGACGGGACACTCAAGTCCAAGGACGAACTCCGGGCCGTGTTCCAGGAGGCGGGGATCGATCCCTTGAAGCCGGTGGTGACGACGTGCGGATCGGGCGTCACGGCTTCGATGCTATCGCTCGCGCTCAGTGTGATCGGGCAGACCAACGCGGCCGTCTATGACGGCTCGTGGGCGGAATGGGGCCAGGACAGCCTCGACACGCCCGTCGAGACGGGACCGGCTAAAGCGGATTGA
- a CDS encoding sensor histidine kinase, with amino-acid sequence MLDAKTIFVVSILSDTIFCLCGLLLWRAQPQVSGMLPLAMTFAARGLGLGVLVAGHAFSPFFGIWFGNLFLAVSVVLMLEGFARFLGQPAPRRLQIALVATVGISWPFLLWFRPEDVTLRMSIIALLGAVSYGYCALMFVRDTTLPVVLHRVTVTWWCVVSAVCAASGFVVWLVAPRGLFDANPFVGVYLLLHLLSFLVKGVMTAILVGVRLRGELLTRIDDERAQLLMLSHELRTPLAIVSRSSELLDEAKASADPSDARRVAQIRSAASRMSALVEQFLIRARHGSDHERTERFDLAEDIRSLAPSPRVVLDLPKQLTFTGDRKMMGIIFSNIVDNALKYSPPDSLVDVSLRASGGRMHLTVMDRGVGLGPDEDRMRLGEKFFRAPNARGTVGMGLGLYTVRKLVARHGGTITLSPREGGGAVATITCPGAAHGA; translated from the coding sequence ATGCTGGATGCCAAGACCATCTTCGTTGTCTCGATCCTGTCAGACACGATTTTCTGTCTGTGCGGCCTCCTCCTGTGGCGCGCCCAGCCACAAGTGTCGGGCATGCTGCCGTTGGCAATGACGTTCGCGGCCCGGGGCCTGGGCCTCGGCGTGCTGGTCGCAGGACACGCCTTCTCTCCATTCTTCGGCATTTGGTTCGGCAACCTCTTCCTCGCCGTCAGCGTCGTCCTCATGCTGGAGGGGTTTGCGCGCTTTCTGGGACAGCCCGCCCCCCGCCGTTTGCAGATCGCGCTCGTGGCCACAGTCGGCATCAGTTGGCCGTTCCTGCTGTGGTTCCGGCCCGAGGACGTCACGCTCCGCATGTCGATCATCGCCTTGTTGGGCGCGGTGAGCTATGGGTACTGCGCGCTCATGTTCGTGCGCGACACAACGCTTCCGGTCGTTTTGCATCGCGTCACGGTCACGTGGTGGTGCGTCGTGTCGGCCGTGTGCGCGGCGTCGGGGTTCGTCGTGTGGCTCGTCGCTCCGCGAGGTCTTTTCGACGCCAACCCGTTCGTCGGGGTCTATCTGCTCCTCCACCTCCTGTCGTTCCTCGTCAAAGGCGTCATGACGGCCATTCTGGTCGGCGTACGCTTACGGGGCGAGCTGTTGACACGCATCGACGACGAACGTGCCCAGCTCCTGATGCTGAGCCACGAGTTGCGCACGCCCCTCGCGATCGTCTCCCGATCCAGCGAACTCCTGGACGAAGCGAAAGCATCGGCGGACCCCTCCGACGCACGACGAGTAGCCCAGATTCGCTCCGCGGCATCGCGCATGAGCGCGCTCGTCGAGCAATTTCTCATCCGCGCCCGTCACGGATCGGATCATGAACGTACGGAACGCTTCGATCTCGCCGAAGATATCAGATCTCTTGCGCCGTCCCCCCGCGTCGTGCTTGACCTGCCGAAGCAGCTCACTTTTACCGGAGATCGGAAGATGATGGGCATCATCTTCTCCAATATCGTCGACAATGCACTCAAGTATTCGCCGCCCGACAGCTTGGTGGACGTCTCGCTACGCGCCAGCGGCGGGCGGATGCATCTCACGGTCATGGATCGCGGCGTCGGCCTCGGTCCGGACGAGGATCGCATGCGCCTCGGCGAGAAGTTCTTTCGTGCGCCGAACGCGCGCGGGACCGTCGGCATGGGGCTAGGCCTCTACACCGTGCGCAAGCTCGTTGCCCGCCATGGCGGCACCATCACGCTTTCCCCGCGCGAGGGCGGCGGCGCCGTTGCAACGATCACCTGCCCCGGTGCCGCCCATGGAGCATGA